One segment of Terriglobia bacterium DNA contains the following:
- a CDS encoding XdhC family protein, which produces MFDDFLKKSAELAVQGESFAVATVVRCEAPTSGKPGDKAIIHADGKLWGWIGGGCAQPVVVKEALKSLSDGRPRLVRISPSSDGSEEGVVDYTMTCHSGGVLDIYIEPVLPKPHVVILGRSPIAQTLARLSRTIGYAVSVVAEELSAESFADAELIANKDFDLSGIRVTPQTYVVVSTQGEDDEGALEQAVRSNFAYVAFVASRTKSQKLFDYLRGKGIAEDRLKRVRVPAGLNIGASTPEEIAVSILAELIQQRAQKTKADANLNAKGSAGPTGMQLPVLNSQARDPICGMSVDTSKAKYKREYQGKWFYFCCGGCEQKFAANPQEFANQQ; this is translated from the coding sequence ATGTTTGATGACTTTCTCAAAAAATCGGCAGAGCTAGCCGTCCAGGGCGAATCGTTTGCCGTGGCGACGGTGGTCCGTTGCGAGGCGCCGACGTCCGGCAAGCCCGGCGACAAGGCCATCATCCACGCCGACGGAAAACTCTGGGGCTGGATTGGCGGAGGCTGCGCGCAGCCGGTGGTGGTGAAAGAAGCGCTGAAGTCGCTCAGCGACGGACGGCCGCGGCTGGTGCGCATCAGCCCTTCCAGCGACGGGTCAGAAGAAGGCGTGGTGGATTACACCATGACCTGCCACAGCGGAGGCGTGTTGGACATTTACATTGAACCGGTCCTGCCCAAACCACACGTGGTGATTCTGGGACGCTCGCCCATCGCGCAGACCCTGGCGCGGCTCAGCCGGACGATTGGCTATGCCGTTTCCGTGGTTGCCGAAGAGCTGTCCGCGGAGAGCTTCGCCGACGCGGAACTCATCGCCAACAAAGATTTCGACTTGAGCGGAATCAGAGTTACACCACAAACCTACGTTGTGGTCTCAACCCAGGGCGAGGACGACGAAGGCGCATTGGAGCAAGCCGTGCGAAGCAACTTCGCGTACGTGGCCTTTGTGGCGAGCAGAACAAAGTCGCAAAAGTTATTCGATTACCTGCGCGGAAAAGGCATTGCGGAAGACCGTCTGAAGCGAGTCCGAGTTCCGGCGGGCCTCAATATCGGCGCGAGCACGCCGGAAGAGATTGCTGTGAGCATCCTGGCGGAGCTGATCCAGCAGCGCGCGCAGAAAACCAAGGCCGATGCTAACCTCAATGCCAAAGGCAGTGCCGGACCAACGGGCATGCAGTTGCCGGTGCTCAACTCCCAGGCGCGGGACCCGATCTGCGGCATGTCGGTGGACACCAGCAAAGCCAAGTACAAAAGGGAATATCAAGGAAAATGGTTTTACTTCTGCTGCGGGGGTTGTGAGCAGAAGTTTGCAGCCAATCCGCAAGAGTTTGCGAATCAGCAATAA
- a CDS encoding BlaI/MecI/CopY family transcriptional regulator, which translates to MPPRKSNTLTEAELRLMEVLWQKDSATVHQLLEALPAQPALAYNSVLTTIRILEKKGYVQHVKDGRAHIYRAVVGRKEATRFAVRNLVNRFFKDSHELLVLNLLENKSLDEDELRRLSQLLHEGGQQP; encoded by the coding sequence TTGCCGCCCAGAAAGTCAAACACTCTTACGGAAGCCGAACTGCGCTTGATGGAGGTGCTGTGGCAGAAAGATTCGGCCACCGTGCACCAGTTGCTGGAAGCGCTGCCGGCGCAGCCCGCGCTGGCGTACAACTCTGTGCTCACCACCATTCGGATCCTGGAAAAAAAAGGCTACGTGCAGCACGTGAAGGACGGCCGCGCGCACATTTATCGTGCCGTGGTTGGCAGAAAAGAGGCCACACGCTTTGCCGTGCGCAACCTGGTGAACCGCTTCTTCAAGGACTCGCATGAGCTCCTGGTCCTGAACCTGCTGGAGAACAAGAGTCTGGATGAGGATGAGTTGCGTCGCCTGAGCCAGTTGCTGCACGAGGGAGGCCAGCAGCCGTGA
- a CDS encoding trypsin-like peptidase domain-containing protein: MNRSLKSPNPVLTGKRLVVLATLALALCLGGYAALKPAAASASSVAHPLATSAAAPLDDNSVSAITALDHAMETLAAHVTPAVVNVTVTSRNRGGQNIFNGPGQGQGQGRGQGQGQGDDDDDGTGAIQRFFGPFGFGQRVRPSPQIEHGLGSGVVISPDGYIVTNHHVIDGAVDIRVTTTDRRVLPAKLIGYDKLTDLAVIKVDAANLASLPWGDSTTLKPGQTVLAFGNPFGFRFTVTRGIVSALNRANPYSDDPRKPGEFIQTDAAINPGNSGGPLVNARGEIVGINTFLISASGTFSGMGFAIPTQIAHSTVDTLIKYGKVEHARIGVVINDVTPENAGFFKLTTASGALVSQVEPDAPGAKAGLKVGDVITQVDGKKVETSGQLQAFISQQRPGAKVTLEISRDGHGMTVPVTLAALDSRAANNDAGGKSSEARGTDKARWGVGFSDLTQDLREQLQLPKTVEGAVVTQVQPGSPADNAGISRGDVILEVNRKPVKDSADAQRELRSVASGKDALVLVWSNGGSSFRVLHAAEAGQGDGE, encoded by the coding sequence ATGAACAGATCGCTCAAATCCCCCAACCCCGTTCTAACTGGCAAAAGGCTGGTAGTCCTCGCGACGCTGGCTCTGGCTCTATGCCTGGGCGGCTACGCGGCGCTCAAACCCGCGGCAGCAAGTGCGTCCAGCGTCGCACATCCTCTTGCAACTTCAGCGGCAGCGCCGCTTGATGACAACAGCGTCAGCGCCATTACCGCGCTGGACCACGCGATGGAAACGCTGGCGGCGCACGTAACGCCCGCCGTGGTCAACGTGACGGTCACGTCGCGCAATCGCGGCGGACAAAACATCTTCAACGGTCCGGGTCAAGGCCAGGGCCAGGGCCGCGGACAAGGCCAAGGCCAGGGCGACGACGATGACGACGGCACCGGCGCCATTCAGCGTTTCTTCGGCCCGTTCGGCTTCGGCCAGCGTGTACGTCCCTCGCCGCAAATCGAACACGGCCTGGGCAGCGGCGTAGTGATCTCGCCTGACGGCTACATCGTCACCAACCATCACGTGATTGATGGCGCGGTGGACATCCGCGTCACCACCACCGACCGCCGCGTGCTCCCCGCCAAGCTGATCGGCTATGACAAGCTGACCGACTTGGCGGTGATCAAGGTTGACGCCGCAAATCTCGCCAGCCTGCCTTGGGGCGATTCCACCACGCTCAAGCCCGGACAGACGGTTCTGGCGTTCGGCAACCCGTTTGGTTTCCGCTTCACCGTAACGCGCGGTATTGTGAGCGCGCTGAACCGCGCCAACCCTTATTCGGACGATCCACGCAAACCCGGCGAGTTCATACAGACCGACGCGGCCATCAATCCCGGCAACTCCGGCGGACCGCTGGTGAACGCGCGCGGTGAAATCGTGGGCATCAACACGTTCCTCATCTCGGCTTCCGGAACTTTTTCGGGCATGGGCTTTGCCATTCCCACGCAGATCGCGCATTCCACCGTGGACACGCTCATCAAGTACGGCAAGGTGGAGCACGCGCGCATCGGCGTGGTGATCAATGACGTGACTCCGGAAAATGCCGGGTTCTTCAAGCTGACCACCGCCAGCGGCGCGCTGGTAAGCCAGGTGGAACCGGACGCGCCCGGAGCCAAAGCCGGCCTGAAAGTGGGCGACGTGATCACCCAGGTGGACGGCAAGAAGGTGGAAACCTCCGGGCAGTTGCAGGCGTTCATCAGCCAGCAGCGTCCCGGCGCCAAGGTCACGCTGGAAATCTCGCGCGATGGCCATGGTATGACCGTTCCGGTCACGCTGGCGGCGCTCGATTCACGCGCGGCCAACAACGACGCCGGCGGCAAGTCCAGCGAAGCCCGCGGCACGGACAAAGCCCGCTGGGGCGTGGGCTTCAGCGACCTCACGCAAGACCTGCGCGAGCAGCTCCAGTTGCCCAAGACGGTGGAAGGCGCGGTGGTGACCCAGGTCCAGCCGGGCAGCCCGGCGGACAACGCCGGCATCAGCCGCGGCGACGTGATCCTGGAAGTCAACCGCAAGCCAGTCAAGGACTCGGCCGACGCCCAGCGTGAACTGCGCTCGGTGGCCAGCGGCAAGGACGCGCTTGTACTCGTTTGGTCGAACGGCGGCTCGAGCTTCCGCGTGCTGCACGCGGCGGAGGCAGGACAGGGGGACGGAGAGTAA